In Parasteatoda tepidariorum isolate YZ-2023 chromosome 2, CAS_Ptep_4.0, whole genome shotgun sequence, one DNA window encodes the following:
- the LOC107436079 gene encoding cell adhesion molecule 2-like — protein MPKIFTSLLFTIYIIGMAWSKSVQVTDLIVPSAAVLGDSVTLECSYDLGTEELYVVKWYKDDIEFYRYEPKDDNQSIYFPQPGIDIDLEKSNSNTVFLRNVALNSAGNYKCQVSTDAPTYSCVQAVKEMNVIILPSEGPQISGGDKSYEFGENITLNCTSAESKPAAKLSWLVNEQPVAEGETRDHGVSMKRNSLQISSNSLYLKVTKSLFTKGKASIKCIASFSGAFEIVSKDVKILEISYASTNFLSNFLSLTLICFHLYINFRF, from the exons ATGCCAAAGATTTTCACCTCTTTGTTATTCACTATCTATATCATAG gCATGGCATGGAGTAAAAGTGTTCAAGTGACAGACCTCATAGTACCCTCTGCTGCTGTGTTAGGTGATTCGGTGACTTTAGAATGTAGTTATGACTTAGGTACTGAAGAACTTTACGTTGTTAAATGGTACAAGGATGATATAGAGTTTTATAGATATGAGCCGAAAGATGATAACCAGTCCATCTATTTTCCTCAGCCTGGAATTGATATTGAC ctAGAAAAATCCAACAGCAACACTGTTTTCCTGAGAAACGTTGCTTTGAATTCCGCTGGAAATTACAAATGTCAAGTATCAACAGATGCACCCACCTATAGTTGTGTGCAGGctgtaaaagaaatgaatgtcATAA TTTTACCATCTGAAGGCCCACAAATTAGTGGTGGCGATAAGAGTTACGAGTTTGGAGAAAATATAACGCTGAATTGCACATCTGCTGAGTCAAAGCCTGCTGCCAAATTGAGTTGGCTTGTTAATGAACAGCCA gtGGCTGAAGGCGAAACACGTGACCATGGTGTATCCATGAAGCGAAATAGCCTACAAATATCTTCGAATTCACTTTacttaaaagtaacaaaaagtttattcaCTAAAGGTAAAGCATCTATCAAATGTATAGCATCATTTTCTGGAGCTTTTGAAATTGTTAGCAAAGATGTGAAAATATTAG aaataagttATGCTTCCACAAATTTTCTAAGCAATTTTCTATCACTGACGCTCATTTGTTTTcatctttatattaattttc gtttttaa